Proteins found in one [Synechococcus] sp. NIES-970 genomic segment:
- a CDS encoding plasmid stabilization protein, translating into MKGWLLDTNVISELRKQNCHPAVKTWSDRQVPQSFYLSTVTMAEIRFGIEQVEDELFRQELIQWLEHTLRPWFGDRLLPVDEDVILEWRWMVEGGRKQNYTFSQPDLFIAAIASVHDLCVVTRNVEDFEKAEVAVFNPFLPTE; encoded by the coding sequence ATGAAGGGCTGGTTACTAGATACAAACGTTATCTCAGAACTGCGGAAACAAAATTGTCACCCAGCGGTAAAGACTTGGAGCGATCGCCAGGTTCCCCAATCGTTCTATCTCAGCACCGTGACGATGGCAGAAATTCGCTTTGGGATAGAGCAAGTAGAGGATGAGCTTTTCCGCCAAGAGTTAATCCAGTGGCTAGAACATACCTTACGCCCTTGGTTTGGCGATCGCCTATTGCCTGTAGATGAGGATGTAATTTTAGAGTGGCGCTGGATGGTCGAGGGGGGACGAAAGCAAAATTACACATTTAGCCAGCCGGATCTATTCATTGCGGCGATCGCCTCAGTCCATGACCTATGTGTTGTGACTCGCAATGTGGAAGATTTCGAAAAGGCA
- a CDS encoding DNA polymerase beta domain protein — protein MQQLNRDWVLQQLALHRPELEQMGVTSLRLFGSVARNEATEGSDLDFLVEFENIPSLFELLAVRYFLEDLFGCKVDLGMEQSLREHLREPVLEDVIRAF, from the coding sequence ATGCAACAACTAAATCGAGATTGGGTACTACAACAACTCGCTTTACATCGCCCTGAGTTGGAGCAAATGGGGGTGACATCACTCCGACTCTTTGGCTCTGTAGCCAGAAATGAGGCCACCGAGGGCAGTGATTTAGATTTTTTGGTGGAGTTTGAAAATATACCTTCCCTCTTTGAATTACTCGCAGTGCGTTATTTTCTGGAAGACTTATTCGGCTGCAAGGTAGATCTGGGTATGGAGCAGTCTTTGCGAGAGCACCTGCGAGAACCCGTTTTAGAGGACGTCATCCGTGCCTTCTAA
- a CDS encoding hypothetical protein (conserved hypothetical protein): MTGMRNVMAHEYFQINLGVVWQTLKRSLPPVVVQLENLQS; encoded by the coding sequence ATGACAGGCATGCGCAATGTAATGGCCCATGAGTATTTCCAGATCAATCTAGGGGTGGTTTGGCAGACATTGAAACGTAGTTTGCCCCCTGTCGTTGTTCAGCTAGAAAATTTACAAAGTTAA